The region tgggctgaacttgaaaatgtcctggaggactgggtgaacacacagcgagcAGGTGGCCGAGGTGTATCCACTCTACAGATCCGActtaaagccaaaacaatcgCCCGCGAAATGAATATTGAAGATTTCAAAGCGGGGCCGTCATGGTGTTTCAGATTTGAAACGTAAAATcctgtccatcaggacacggaccctctctgtcaggaactcccccctgactatcaggaaaaaattaaaacttCCACAAATTCGTTGAAACAAAGATACAAGAACACTCCATCGGACCAGACGACATAATAAATATGGACGAAGCACCTTTGACGTTtgctctgcctctgaccaggactgttaacaagacaggcgcatcatccgtgttgttgaaaacaacaggccACGAGAGAACGCACTTCACCTGCGTTCGGGCATGCACGGCATCCGGACAACAACTTCCACCACTGGGGATTTTTAGTGGCATAGTGGTCAAAGTTAACACCAAagggtggatgatggaaggcctgATGAAGGAATGGTTAACGGAGTGCTACAGCAAGCGCGCAGGAGGAGTTTTTCACCGGAAAAAAGCACTGCTTGTTTTGGATAGCATGAGGGCCCACATCACAGATTCTGTGGAAGCAGCGATCACGAAAACAAACTctattccagctgtgattcctggaggtgcaacaaagtatttgcagccacttgacatctgtgtgaatcgggcatttaaagctgcactccGGGTTGAGTGGGAGACTTGGATGACAAGTggtgagaaatcattcccaaaaACCGGCCGCATGCGAAAAGCATCCTTTTCTGATGTCTGTCAGTGGATCCTAACAGCGTAGAGTGCTGTGAAAGAATCCACGATCACCAACGGGTTCCGAAAGGCTGGACTGCTACGCGAAGAGAGCGGCGCACCTTCAGAGCCAACTTCAGCGGAGGATGATACGGAGAGCgagactgatggagacagatgtgacgAAGCGCTTCTGGGGTCGTTCAACTCCGACACTGAAGAAGACGACTTCATGGGTTTCAGCCAAGATGATGAAAGTGActtgtgatttcaaacacaggagaaatgaagagaaatactgGTTATTTTCTCTTGGTTCTGTTCCGTTTTAATCAACAAAGTTGCTGCCGTGTTAAAAGGCACTGTTAGGAAAGAATCTGTTCAGGTacttacatgtacatttacagttcaaaatcgttctgtacatgcagtaaatatctaatttttcaacataaatatctgcGGCTCATAacccggtgcggcttgtatatctttttttatttttttatttttaaaattgagcGGATGCGACTTATatacaggtgcggcttatagtccggaaaatacggactatataattaatattatgcacaagcttttcagaacgcagtgaggactgaagctacattttagatgagttatgtttacgttggcctttttctcccacatttcactaaagctgcagcagaaaaggccaaaagacctggaaaacagagccgGCCAGCGTCTGCACACAAGTCCGTCAGACGCACCACTCCATCGTCGACGGCAAGATCGCCGTCTGATCCACACATCGAGGTGACTCTTTGCTCCATATCCTGGGGACGCCACACTAAAGTGTGCCAATACGAAAACTTACACTAAAACGCTGGTTATATTCAAGGTTCCGGTAGCGGCTCCCGAGAGGACAACCACCGTGATGGATGCAGCACCTCAGCCCTGGTGGcccacagcaacatcagcagcacaacCGAAGgtaatccattaaaaacaagctcaaGTTTGAGTATTCAGTGACTATATATCGGCTGCCGGATATAATCGTGTGTTTTCTTATTAGGTGACATACGAGGGATGGCACAAAATGTGGGAGTCTGCTCCCAATGGGCTCCCACAGGCTGACGTTGCATGGCTGAAAGAGGATGAAACCAATGAACTCTTCCAGAGGGCTGCATCCtttcaggacaaacatggaaagatgaagtggaggaaggtcctgaaggatgacaggatgtggtttcaGCCTGTGGTTTCAGGgcacttgacaataaatgcttctttgtaCTTGACAATAAAGGCTTCTTTGAATACAATGCACATGTCTCATTTGTATTCTTTCACGCACGGGGACGACTTTCCAGTCCACACCCGAGACATGCAGGACCTTGAGGCTGttaaaaaactaataaaataaggctgtcgacaggtcatggccacagctttttcatttttattttgtagcactcattgggaaattaagtgttcttgctcttcagtgtcacctgggtggggccacctctctttaatcagtcagtgctttattcatttccaaacataggACGCCTCCATTTCCAAGACACCTGGCAAAGTCTTCTGGGCCACCACAATGTAGGAACCTGCAAGGGACCAATGACAGCAtcatcactgtttttcttgcacgacaaatgttattcctcaactacagcaagcaacaacaggcctatcttccctttatttatcttccctccgccatcttttcaatttctcgaggcagaaatcacaggacacatgtggagcatctccTAATGTGGCACCAGGCTGGCTgcattgcggccttacagaagtaaaggcatgcacagaatagatacacaggcttcagatactacagtgGGCAATATTCCTTAAAGCTCGAGAGGTGAAGCCTGCATTTGCCACCAAGGTCATTGCATACTGCACCATTCTGCACAATGTGTGCTTGTGGAATGGTGACAGCATGGAACCCTCAGAAGAGGCACTTGGGTCAGATGACATTGGTCAAATGCAGGCAGACCTGCAATGTGGAGAGCAAATTCGGAGCAGACTGActgctgccctgtcagcaccaacccacctcccaccagctcTCTATGAACATGATTACATTTAGGACTGGTCTTTATAATCCAGAATTTTGGAGCTTGACGTCTGTTCAACCTGGCTGCCAtcataaagtcttttttctgGCAGGTTCCAttaaatttgaatattttttgggttccatttttgtaaataggTATTTCAAAATCATAATAGGATAAATGCAACTTGTTTATAtatatgcaagtgtgtgtttttgtaaatagttttggtttcaaaatcaaaaattgtaccaattaaatttaaactttgaataaagcatttgttatcaacCATATGATGCCAAGAAAGCAAATTAATacattcttttttacattttgtctaCCAGTTTCTCTAAGAGATTTAAAAGTCTCTcctccctggcttcctctcttgttgccctttcctcggccctctccagcagctccaggaccctaTCGCACCGCTGGCGCTGGCGTGGTGCtggccctggttcctcctcctctgtccctgactctcCATCAGGTCTATCTGGGACTGAATGTGAGGAGCCTGActcagaaaatgaatggctcttcccccaggctgaggcaatgaGGCATGGGGGCCGAATGGAgggcctgccacctattgcctGATCCATGAGAGGGAACTATTTCCACTTGTCAGCAGTGACCTCCCCAGATTCAGTGCCAGATCCTGTTGGTGGTCTCCGAAGCTCCTACAAACAGGGAATAAgcaaataattcaaacagtaatgcTACATTTGCTATAACTATTAGTCTGTCACATTTAGaccaaatttaaaacaattattacaaaccttGTAGGTTTTTTTAAGGTCCTcccatgtttttgctgctcgtGCTGGAGTCAGCATTCCATTCAGGCCAATTTTACAgtggccgagaggtgcaaaacacttttacaagcggctgaaacaaatttacaaatgacgaaacacttttacaagcggctgaagcaaatttacaagtaacattttctaccggaaagggaattaccgacccttggtacggttgggccaatggatgcgttccgtcggtacagttggtaataccctttccggCAGAAAAAGCAGCCAGcacaaaacaaatttacaagttacttttctgacggaaagggtattaccatcatttgaatcgaaagcgggtaaggacttcatcgtgacgcaggatggacgacatgcaagtggccttttgcccgttttgtggcaaacatttgagcagattgacgccggtttgtggtttctgtggtcggtCTTTGGTGTTTTAAATGCCGCAGCCCAGACTGACGAACCAGCCGTACCGGGGACGTCAGGGGACGGACCAGATCTGCTTCAGCAGTGCATAAAGTACTTTCATGAGGGccacactatttcaaaatggcgtccacactattgagtgcactattaGGGTATAGGGAGTGGTTTCAGACACAGAGTATATGTCAGGAAATTACCTCCTTGGTGGAGGACTGAGCTCTCCAAGTGATTGTTTTCTAGTTTAATATTAATCTTGACAGAGATTGCAGTTTatgtcaaaatatttttttatatgaaGAGGCATGAAGAGCTTCTTTATCATAGTCGCATTAATGTATGTTAACTTGACAAGTTTTATACAGAATGTCATATATTTCCTTAAAACCCAACGACTCCATGTTCAGGCAACAGTTGTACTATCATAAGTTGTTCAATTCTGACATTTGGACAGTGGTAAATATTCAATTCCAATGTCTGTggagattctcaatcatccaggtcattgtatccaaggtggATTTAATTCCAATGTTCGAATGTCTTTGTTCTGATTCTTTCTTCCTGAATCGTactctccagcttctcctcaaaTGTTCTCAGTTGTTTCTGAAGGATATTCTTGTCCTCCTTAATCTTCCCTGTGATGTGTTCATATCGAGAATAAAAGCGTTTGACATCCAAAAGCTGCTTCAGTCTGCATTTAGCCTCACATTTCTGTATTCTGAGGATGGCCAtctccatttcttcttttgctgGTGCTGGCCCCAACCATCTACACATTCTTTGGCTCAacgaaggaaagaaaagatcGTTCCTCTATGTTTCTGcagcgacatcacagttgtagagggtattagcgggcgctaaccagagccagcacagctcacttccctcccgccgctgatgctagctgcagattcttaaagagtttccccgttgaagcttaagggatccctccagggccggccggggaagggcctgtcatcctgccttatgaagtgcagcagcttctttcttctcctcgccctgccatatttctatttagcaggtctgcggccgtgcaggcttcagaaaaacggatcagagtggatggtttgtgaaaagggaggCAGCCGCGGTGAATATGCACTCGCCAAATCAACGCCCAGGATGCACCCTGCGGAGGTCAAGGTGAACCCGAACGGGATCCGCGTgaagcacagggaagcactcgctgctccttcctgtcgcgcCCACCGtgccaaaggttccctgtttatctgtgagaggggacagcgagcacgagtaataccccacgtgcacccccacgtgcacgcgtggggcggcgttctgcgtctcttccgagttcaagcggcctctcttgctgcccgtacgctcgcgcctccttatttagattaacaaacgtaataaatccatcattcagtccgcatccattgtggaattgatccacttcaattccaggaagtgctctttgttgtaaacacagcattatttatcaggaaGCCAAAGTGTCGTGTCTCATTAAGGACAGCTAAATGGGATTTGGAGTAATATGGCGCATGGATAGCGCGATTTACATcggcttatttatttgtgatccCGCTATTATGGAAAGCATGGTAGCaatctcatcatcattcattctgtaattaactccctctttctttatctgctggaagaacgtcttaattgcctcccaaaccagagcgccgcccctcccccacccctgcagcttgatggaggaggtgctacagcttcatttaatgttcagtcattaaagaacctttactgtggaaccctaaactgctcttcaaacaacaccaggaataaCATCTGGGCCCAAACACCGGTCGAGGACGTTTATAGCCGCGTTACTGGGTCAAATAAATCACGCTAACGCCAATAAAACGTTAAATTTAGCTTCGCTGGCACGCTGTGTGGTTCAAAAACGATGACACTTTAAACTTAATGGCAGCAACGATCCCATTACacatgccccaacacacacacgctaacgTTCAAGCACACGTGTAGCGCCACACACGCCTGCCTCACAAGTTCCAGCCAACACTGAGTGATGCCGCTGCATCTgcatgatgttttattcatgctatCAGGGCTGTATCCATTCACGAGTGATCGTATTCCTCTGCGggcctcctgagcaggtctGCCTCAGATATGGGAGAGATCCGACTGGAGGGGGGACGCGGCGCCGCAGGACCTATTGGAAGCCGTCatactggtcagcagcaacgctagcaggagcgtgaggcacgtcccagggtgggaaggtgtgcattagcattagcaacagatggctcatctgcacgtcaacaggagcaaagctcgatgccttgaagaagttttggaaagttttggaagagtccaggcctcttcctgccctgaccAGATAGCTTTtttatcctctcacctccccaaaGCTCTTCCTTATCACTGAGCCTAAAAACTGCCCCCTGTGgctttttatctgcattcagGGAACTCGATGCCCACTAGCAGCTCCCCGATACATGATGGGATGTACCGTCCTAATTGCCAGAATCAGTTTCTTACCAATATTGAATTGCTGCACATTAAAAGGCTGAATCCTGTCCGCCTGTTTAATGACTTAGCAGCCTTATTCCGGGTGGGTGGTCACTCTGGGATTTGATCGTGCTACTGCAGCAAAATGtggttcatctggagccagcgccaggaacagccagaaaggGGGGACGCGGCCCCCAAAACCCACCCTGCGcgtcacattttagctttgcACCACTTAGGCCACTTTCTAAACCCTGTcagctcgcctctcctctcatgtgacCATCGCGAGAAGCGAGCCTGACTCAGCCAATTCGAGCCGGGGCCAGCTGCGGGATGGAGGCGCACCGCCGCGCAGGACGCGCGTTCTCACCGCGGGCGGAAACGCGGCGGCCGCGTCCGGCAGCGTTTGGATGGTGCCGGAGAGCGCGGCgcatcctgcagctacatcaggtcctcagctgcggcgaggaggaggaggggaggaggaggaggaggaggaggaggaggaggaggaaaataccAACCAtccgaaatataaaaacacacaagccgcgTCTGGAACCGGCCATGTCGCGTCACGCAGAGATCGATCCGATCAGATAACCTTCAGATAACATTGATAAAGAAGGCTTGATGAAGCGTTTGTGCCAGTCCTGCGaaataacagccacaggtgcacgttTATCACCTTATTAGGGACATGAAGGTGTCAATCATGAACTCGTTCCAGATACCTGCGAGtggggaaatgtctgttcatcctcggtgacacagaaaacaaaaaaaacccaagaatcAAAACTGCCCTCGTCCACCCAGCATCATctagaggaaaaataacatccgtaaaaaggaaaaaaaaagagactcgacactgccagcaaaagtacaagcaaaccgaaaaaggtgaaacacacaaaaaaaaccaaaaataaaaatagaaacgacaAACCTGCGAGCTGCAAGAAAAGtaccaggttaaaaatgattccttcagataaagaaaagaggaaagaaagtcaaAGCAAAGGTCTGGATCGGTGAGGTCGACCCGAAACCACAAAACTcgaaggcaaacaagcaacgctctctgtccgtggtgctgaacaccagaaccaggaccggTTTACAGGTCCACCCCTGTGGGCCTGACATGTAGAAACAGGCCCGAGGCGGCACCTATCTCCCCCTAGAGGAAGGCAAGTGTCACTACACCATATCTGACCGCCGCCGATGCTACTTTTGGTGAGTGCGATGCTACACAACGCTCATAATCTGTGGCAGCTAGCAGCGCAGCGGCAGAGAtcgcctcccctccacctcattTGCTAACAAATATCAGCTGGAGCGAGTGTCTGTCTTAGGCTATTAAGTGTAAACTTATGGATTAAACCCGTTCATTTAggaggagctccatatgtttagtgtcagagacttcttagattgtgttcattgctggcacataaagaaaaatgctttgattttactaaagtgacacaaacccatctcaacactgttttttatatcctctatattattgtgcgtagtctgtgtaactgttgtgctttatttctgctggcttctttaatgggatgtaaaccagcctgacataataccagttgagtactttatttgatgttgccaaaggtttaaaaacagcctgacagaataagaaattgtgaaaatttagagtatgaattatacctggtgggatctgatcttgaatggcaaattttagagtattttatagggaagtgaaataatgtttggacctcttatcaggcaaagagaaagttgtgaagaactgctctaaaaacaccacctcagggggactatatccaaatctctccgtttactgatgggacgttgaaacgtcaatacgcggattcatacatttagaactggacgttgcaccagaactggaagcgcggactgatacatttttaaacagcggtcctgcttcagccctccggggcttaataacaaaatacgaaaaataccaaaattttaattttggaaacattgttgtcggttgttcgacttgccggctttcgcaaaattgctaaattcgcgctagcatgcatgttttaagctatggtagcggtatgttttaccatgcccgcgccctataatccggagcgcctgatgtatgtgttaaatacagaaatagcacccgtaactgaggctgcaccttttaatacggtgcgccctttggtcacgaacatacggtatatagaacatagggcacgtttgtgcgtgatatcactccgcgtctgcgcaacgaccacaacctcctatctttagtattgctgcgccaactggtggtcttttgggttgaggataacggtgatctatatgtagctatatgtagctgtAGCGTCATtggctccactccagccactcctggtagttcctcaaaaacacagagtttctagtggatgcacaatctgcaacatagaaacttctgaagagccaaagttcttgcaacaaaaatatagtccccaattagcttgttttgttatcacacgactccgtccccattatcttaagagaatataaaagaatgagtggagacagaagagagaatgagacgtttttggcgcgtgtcgctcttgattttgtgtttatttttgcagtaaacttaaaggaggccttttcactttatgtttgattgcatttaagctgatattccattcttgacatctttaaatttacagtattcatgggagatttatttggtcattttgcttctttttttatttcctatttcccatttattattcatagtttttattagattgcaataaatcctataacattgaacagattgactaaagtcaaatgacctgcggttcccaccgatagccgtcattctgatgggtttttgctggctgcagctgaaatattccaatgctccatgtcacagagacagtaaatactaaaccctaaagattctgaaggcatgatgtaaaatagtaacgtataatacagacatttgaagagacaattaagagaatgtttccatgcttctaagagtggccgaggagccatttagaactttataaagatgcattgtgtgataccaggaactaatttaacttcaaggcgaagctgcttctgctttgtcgaccatcgactgatctcctgaaagtccaccagcgctttttaaaaactgaattcttcatctatggagggagtagacggcagatgtttccacagatgctcttcaccagtggtcagtgagtgatgcagcagatgagcgggagttgactggcttctaccagctactGACCCAATGTcttcagcccatagtgtggattctctacgacaggggtggggaacctttttcatatcgagggccatttcaatttttataaagtcctccgagggccatactattatgaacacatacctagggatgcaaaaaaaagacaaaaaaagtctataaccactgtgttactaagtctcatgattgctgcatttcagtttgaattatttatttagcacacatgcatataaaatcaccaaaaaatagaataaaatgacaaacaagtaaaaatgttttcatgatcatacaaaacaataaaaaaagaggtgcagagttgaggcaagagacccgtaagggcctgttcgaggcctctactcacaaaaactgcaatacaacaagataatcaagaaaataaatgaaaagaaaagataaagacaataacaataacaactagaaagcactcggagagcgcagacctccgccaagcgcaacaattcctggcatattgtgatttccaccataaatattagtcccacatatactttgactacatatttagattccttgaccataaaaacataccgttagccactggaatcataacaatatatgtcttagttcaatagttattcacgaaaaaaaattcacgttttgaaacaattttactttgtccggcgcgagcgcctcagcggcggctacgaggcgcgttcacgaactctccttcggcgtgaggtttcagcttcgtggctattaattcactcaccacaaaccttgcacgcgtaatattctctctgtcggtacatggtcgtgtgaaagctgcttgttgagtctccaaactccgacgaagagcgttcattttatccaaactcatctgtcctttcaactcgtcgagtttagcgtttttcgctaagcatttttcgtccgtgtcaatcagtccagcccactacgtacatcacatgctgtgttcactgaccctgaccttgactcggacataacataaccgtctgttttatctcagaaaacgggaaaatatttcctcttgttacgaaagaaatttcagaatacgaaaggcaaaaatacgctaccgctgctactcgcagctcgcggagtttagcgaacggtcccactgtataagtgcacatataaaatataaaatcttattgcgttgcgggccggtagaaatggtctcggaggccgtatacggcccggaggcaggaggttccccacccctgctctacgagatcagacagcagcttcactcctgaatcctgcagctggttccgacccaggtccagttctctgagatgggagggattggacctcagtgccgaggccagagagccacagctgatctctgataacctgcagtagtttaatctgaaaaatgcaggatgaggttatacggtgcaggtctgcatgttatctgcgtcagtactaaacctacgttagttcttagttgggtcagacctgaattcatgatattacaaggaatttttttaatgtggtgcatcacagcagtgttgagaacagcctcacttcaccatcttagcagctggtatataggtagaaaaatgaagactgacctgagcgtctccagtttacagtttggactctccagtccagaacagagccgcttcactcctgaatcctgcaacgtgttggagctcaggtccagaaccctcagatgggagaggttggacttcagagctgaggccacagaatcacagctggtctctgataaactgcagtcaattagtctaaaataacaattattttgagagaagacaaataaaaatcaacatgtaccagagcaaaacacagcttacaagcaacaaacctctggtcctgcaccggcttatctgccgtatgttcctattttgggttctttcagggcggttggacaagatctacagcgtatgtaaagtgtgtgtgggtcaaaataccttccaagtttgtgagagcacatttctcaatagcactcaactcttgtcaggagttgggacaaagcgacccactcctgatagcttgtgggcgatgctgcagcgaccctgcaatccctacactctctggtgaaaccaaatcaaaggttttagacactgctggatgctggaagggtggctatagtctggacgcagagttcccctgactgcacatttctccaacaatgattggcagctggtgtcacttgttctccagatgagagaaggaagagagcccccccacagtgtgtttgattgccccactgcaagctcaatgctgccagaaaacattgcaggagcatcaattcccctcagggcatcaacaaggagctcaggaaaaggtgcagctgccacctactagagacaagcacactgagctgagattcaaagccctctcctcccaagagaagagcttgtttgttggaggctcttctgggcgatacctggtgccacagctccagctcagcccgtctctggagctgaggtggagcttagcaagtttcatggttctccaccacttcctctcgctgaggaccttctcagctggtggtttctgctccaccttccaagttgagcaggtgatacttctgcactacttccactactattatatacacatacttccatattgtcttagattgcaagctgcattattgcatcgttcatagaaagtcatatttgtgaggagaaaaactccaataaggtcattttctttaatgaccattacaacagaaggaggcgatgaacaaacagatttatataaaaatgtgtgaaaacgtatggatggaaacctttttaaaatggttgcattgtgtagaatcggtgtagaatcaacttgttgacttctgatttggactccaatggaagtgaggtgcaacaattgtggatgctgaaagcttcagatcttcatgaaggtttctgtggttggactgacctgctgcccctttaagagggaggcaggtttgggcttctggctggaatgaagccacctaagatgagaatgactgcaggctttcggtaccaaggtttaacagggtgctcacttcacacttgggcttttctctttttgggatggcttttctcagtagagaaggggcatggcacactgcagcagctttctttttggggttttctagttttccttctgatctttaaaagacaggaagaaccatttttgattggtctgaatgtttggcgcgttttgtggccagcctaaaataaaacaagacaaatctacaactgatacttcctttctagtcactgatgaccatcctcacatgggacagatttccacaaccaatttaatactgcaaatctgtcctgtgtggtattttttctgagaactgtaacactacgtttataaaaaagatcaaacatggaacatttattgtctaactagttacacctgggaaagtactggattatctctgactgacctgagagtctccagcttacagagaggatcctggagagcaccacagagcagcttcactcctggatccttcagctcggtctgactcagctccagttctctgagatgggagggattggacctcagcgccgaggccagagagccacagctgatctctgataaactgcagcaccacagcctggaaaaggaatcatggcaagaaatgatctcttattggaggaaaagtcatattacacttgctcaaaatcattatttcattttatttcattatttaatcagggcccttgcaGTCAGGAGAGcgctggccccccactgataaactgggatattacagcaacaacatagttaaaaagtatctataaaattgactttcaatggctcatttcaattcatactaaacttcccttctccaaaagtcaatggagtttagataaaagaaagctgacctgagagtct is a window of Takifugu flavidus isolate HTHZ2018 chromosome 14, ASM371156v2, whole genome shotgun sequence DNA encoding:
- the LOC130537290 gene encoding uncharacterized protein LOC130537290, whose translation is MSYVYVGLFLPHFTKAAAEKAKRPGKQSRPASAHKSVRRTTPSSTARSPSDPHIEVPVAAPERTTTVMDAAPQPWWPTATSAAQPKVTYEGWHKMWESAPNGLPQADVAWLKEDETNELFQRAASFQDKHGKMKWRKVLKDDRMWFQPVVSGHLTINASLYLTIKASLNTMHMSHLYSFTHGDDFPVHTRDMQDLEAVKKLIK